From a single Aureibacillus halotolerans genomic region:
- a CDS encoding coproporphyrinogen III oxidase: MKMIRITGASERLHPSIRRIADLFFETTTICSDEADADMEVVIQQEGTKLTVTLITAEKTLIEERTVAPDEEDLVKRAINEGLLATLEKLTDRTQPWGFLTGIRPTKLFHNQLREGANSEAIETQLQSTYKIQPDKTRLMNRITKRQQASLPDLYALKQEVSLYIGIPYCPTKCAYCTFPAYAIRRASGQVSGFLKALEEEIEAIGEWLSKNDVRVTTIYFGGGTPTSITAEEMDHLYEHLYATVPDVANVRELTVEAGRPDTITPEKIDVMKKWNVDRISINPQSYIQNTLDAIGRHHSVEETIEKYWLAKDMGLDNINMDLIIGLPGETTKEFLYTLEETRKLMPTSLTVHTLSFKRASKMTKNRDRYKVADRDEVVRMMEAAEHWMGQHDYLPYYVYRQKNILGNLENTGYAKAGFESLYNIMIMEEMQTIIGIGCGAASKFVDPATGKIQRFANPKDPASYMLSYRDSIKKKLHMLDEIFNDQTNENKVI, encoded by the coding sequence ATGAAAATGATCCGCATCACAGGAGCCTCAGAACGACTGCATCCTTCGATTCGACGAATAGCCGATTTGTTCTTTGAAACAACGACGATTTGTTCCGATGAGGCGGATGCCGACATGGAGGTCGTCATTCAACAAGAAGGTACTAAACTTACTGTTACATTGATTACAGCAGAGAAGACGTTAATCGAAGAGCGAACCGTCGCACCTGATGAAGAAGACCTCGTGAAACGGGCCATTAATGAAGGGCTGTTAGCCACGTTGGAAAAGCTGACTGATCGCACACAGCCATGGGGCTTTTTAACAGGCATTCGTCCGACAAAGCTGTTTCATAATCAGCTTCGAGAAGGGGCAAATTCTGAAGCCATAGAAACACAGCTACAAAGCACTTACAAAATACAGCCTGATAAAACAAGGCTTATGAATAGAATTACAAAAAGGCAGCAGGCGTCGCTGCCTGATTTGTATGCTCTAAAACAGGAAGTCAGTTTGTACATAGGCATTCCATATTGTCCGACAAAGTGCGCGTATTGTACGTTTCCCGCTTACGCAATTAGGCGTGCTAGTGGGCAGGTGAGTGGCTTTCTTAAAGCACTTGAGGAAGAAATAGAAGCCATTGGAGAGTGGCTCAGTAAGAACGATGTCAGGGTGACGACGATTTATTTTGGTGGTGGAACGCCTACAAGTATTACCGCTGAAGAGATGGATCATTTGTATGAGCATCTTTATGCCACAGTGCCGGATGTCGCAAATGTTCGGGAGCTCACTGTGGAAGCAGGTAGACCGGATACGATTACACCGGAAAAAATTGATGTCATGAAGAAATGGAACGTCGATCGAATTAGCATTAACCCTCAATCGTATATCCAGAATACACTTGATGCGATCGGAAGGCACCACAGTGTCGAGGAAACGATTGAAAAGTACTGGCTTGCCAAGGACATGGGATTGGACAATATCAATATGGATTTAATTATTGGCCTGCCCGGGGAGACGACGAAGGAATTTCTTTATACATTGGAAGAGACGAGAAAACTGATGCCTACGTCGTTGACGGTGCACACGCTGTCCTTTAAACGGGCCTCTAAAATGACGAAAAATCGTGACCGCTACAAAGTGGCAGATCGTGATGAGGTCGTTCGTATGATGGAAGCTGCCGAGCATTGGATGGGACAGCACGACTATTTGCCGTATTATGTTTATCGTCAAAAGAACATTCTTGGGAACCTTGAAAATACAGGGTATGCAAAAGCTGGATTTGAGAGCCTATACAATATTATGATTATGGAAGAAATGCAGACCATTATAGGCATTGGCTGTGGAGCGGCAAGCAAATTTGTCGATCCAGCTACAGGAAAAATTCAACGGTTTGCCAACCCGAAAGATCCAGCTTCCTATATGCTAAGTTACAGAGACAGCATTAAAAAAAAGCTGCACATGTTAGATGAGATATTTAACGATCAGACAAATGAAAATAAGGTTATATAA
- the tnpA gene encoding IS200/IS605 family transposase — protein MAGYKKSSHPVYDIKYHVIWVTKYRYKVLKGPIAVKVRELIRQGCEARGIFILQGSVGKDHIHLLLSCPPSIAPSKIMHYLKGRSSRLLQDQFPDLKKKYWGQHLWARGYFCATVGTVDEETIRNYIANQLNDEKEDIIKIEE, from the coding sequence ATGGCCGGTTATAAAAAGAGTAGTCACCCAGTGTATGACATTAAATATCATGTCATTTGGGTAACAAAATACAGATATAAAGTATTGAAAGGCCCCATTGCCGTAAAGGTACGTGAGTTAATTCGGCAAGGTTGCGAAGCGAGAGGGATATTCATTCTGCAAGGGAGTGTCGGGAAAGATCACATTCATTTGTTGCTATCGTGTCCGCCGAGTATTGCTCCAAGTAAAATCATGCACTATCTAAAAGGGAGGTCATCAAGGCTGCTTCAGGATCAATTTCCTGACCTCAAAAAGAAATATTGGGGACAGCACTTATGGGCAAGAGGTTATTTTTGTGCGACAGTAGGCACGGTAGACGAAGAAACCATTCGGAACTATATTGCGAACCAGCTTAACGATGAGAAAGAAGATATTATTAAAATTGAAGAATGA
- a CDS encoding GbsR/MarR family transcriptional regulator has protein sequence MPPADEEWRKYEHTKEQFIHIVAKNMNLYGITPSVGRLYGALYFSDDSMTLDDMRDALGMSKTSMSTGVRQLMDLKMVEPVFKRGVRKDLYASEEDWYKSFTALFSIKWKKSVQKNLEELREARHSLQELGVQTEDKGLQEHISKDIVRLDYAYEYYEWLLRLIDTMESGEIFDFVPKRHEHNDDVNG, from the coding sequence ATGCCACCAGCTGATGAAGAATGGCGGAAATACGAGCATACGAAGGAACAATTTATTCATATTGTCGCAAAAAACATGAACTTGTATGGAATTACGCCATCGGTCGGTCGGTTATACGGCGCATTGTATTTTTCAGATGATTCGATGACGCTAGATGATATGAGAGATGCGCTTGGAATGAGCAAGACGAGCATGAGCACTGGGGTCAGGCAGCTTATGGATCTAAAAATGGTAGAGCCTGTGTTCAAGCGAGGCGTCCGAAAAGATTTGTATGCTTCTGAGGAAGATTGGTACAAGTCGTTCACAGCTCTTTTTTCAATTAAATGGAAGAAGAGTGTGCAAAAAAACCTTGAAGAACTTCGTGAAGCACGACATAGCCTTCAGGAATTGGGTGTGCAGACGGAGGATAAAGGACTGCAAGAGCATATTTCAAAAGATATCGTTCGATTGGATTATGCGTATGAATATTACGAATGGTTGCTTCGCCTCATTGATACAATGGAGAGTGGAGAGATTTTTGATTTTGTGCCAAAGCGACATGAACACAATGATGATGTAAATGGGTAA
- a CDS encoding DUF445 domain-containing protein, producing MDTVILFSFMAFVGAAVGGATNYLAIKMLFRPFHPIYIGSWRLPFTPGLIPKRREEMAKSFGKTVAEHLVTPKQFLDLLQQEKVTDWMEAKGVSYIDEWAHEQMTVQQLGERFGINLQQKAPETVQHILQQHITTWWRAHSEESIGEVLPEKWKHSIEDKIPEVSAVLLQKGITWLESDQGKEDIRHAVNDFFDSHHRMFGMVQMLFGQERLEDRIQQELVGFMKREQMRPMVQTFVEKEWRALLQKPLTEVEKGLSATAEEIIPMFAKDFVEKWPWERWLQQPVATLLTEERVISLKKLWRTAYKRLFAYVVEHLQTWFSLLKLHDIVEKQVSAYPVQRLEELVLGISKRELSMITYLGAFLGGLIGLVQALFVLIFPL from the coding sequence ATGGATACCGTAATATTATTTAGCTTTATGGCTTTTGTTGGTGCTGCCGTGGGCGGAGCAACAAACTATTTAGCCATCAAAATGCTTTTTCGTCCATTCCACCCAATCTATATCGGATCTTGGCGTTTGCCTTTTACTCCAGGCTTAATTCCAAAACGAAGAGAAGAAATGGCAAAAAGCTTTGGAAAAACAGTCGCCGAACACCTTGTGACGCCAAAGCAGTTCCTTGACTTATTGCAGCAGGAAAAGGTGACGGATTGGATGGAGGCAAAAGGAGTTTCATATATAGATGAATGGGCTCATGAACAAATGACGGTTCAGCAGCTTGGAGAGCGTTTTGGCATTAACCTTCAACAAAAAGCACCGGAAACCGTACAGCACATCCTGCAACAGCATATAACAACGTGGTGGAGAGCGCACAGCGAGGAATCGATCGGAGAAGTTCTTCCTGAAAAGTGGAAGCATTCCATTGAAGACAAGATTCCTGAGGTGTCAGCAGTGTTATTGCAAAAAGGCATTACATGGTTGGAGAGCGATCAAGGCAAGGAGGACATCCGTCATGCAGTGAATGATTTTTTTGACTCCCACCATCGTATGTTCGGCATGGTGCAAATGCTGTTTGGTCAGGAGCGGCTTGAGGATCGCATTCAACAAGAGCTTGTTGGTTTTATGAAACGTGAGCAAATGCGACCGATGGTACAAACCTTTGTAGAAAAGGAATGGCGAGCCCTGCTGCAAAAACCGTTAACTGAAGTGGAGAAGGGGTTATCGGCTACGGCCGAAGAAATCATTCCAATGTTTGCAAAGGACTTTGTTGAAAAGTGGCCGTGGGAGAGATGGTTGCAACAGCCAGTAGCGACACTTTTGACTGAGGAAAGGGTTATTTCCTTGAAAAAGCTTTGGCGAACGGCCTACAAAAGGCTCTTTGCTTATGTGGTCGAGCACCTTCAGACGTGGTTTTCACTATTAAAGCTTCATGACATCGTTGAAAAGCAGGTGTCCGCCTATCCAGTGCAACGATTAGAGGAGCTTGTACTAGGTATTTCAAAAAGAGAGCTGTCCATGATTACGTATTTAGGTGCGTTCCTAGGTGGGTTGATTGGCTTAGTTCAAGCATTGTTTGTGCTCATTTTTCCGCTATAA
- a CDS encoding DUF488 domain-containing protein, whose protein sequence is MSFQIKRIYEAPEQSDGTRVLVDRVWPRGMSKEDARLDDWVKDITPSTELRKWFQHDPDKFKEFSKRYKLELTSKVATEAIRQLRNQASKQTVTLLYAAKDETYNHAHVLLEVLERPPS, encoded by the coding sequence ATGAGTTTTCAAATAAAACGTATATACGAAGCTCCGGAGCAATCAGATGGAACCAGAGTGCTCGTTGACCGTGTTTGGCCAAGGGGTATGTCTAAAGAAGATGCAAGGCTAGATGATTGGGTGAAAGACATTACCCCTAGTACAGAATTGAGGAAATGGTTTCAACACGATCCAGATAAATTTAAAGAATTCTCAAAGCGTTATAAACTTGAACTGACAAGCAAGGTGGCCACTGAAGCGATCCGACAGCTACGAAACCAGGCGAGTAAGCAGACGGTCACTCTCCTTTACGCGGCCAAAGATGAAACGTATAATCACGCACACGTCTTGCTGGAGGTACTAGAACGTCCCCCCTCCTAA
- a CDS encoding YjcZ family sporulation protein: protein MSATGYGRGSAFTFVVVLFILLIVVGAGASGYC from the coding sequence ATGAGTGCAACGGGTTATGGACGTGGTAGTGCTTTTACATTCGTTGTTGTCTTGTTTATTCTATTGATCGTTGTTGGAGCAGGTGCTAGTGGTTATTGTTAA
- a CDS encoding DinB family protein yields MLTLFQYNWQVREDWFSWCEGISEEELLKQRVGGPGSLLYTLFHIVDVEYSWLVGLQGKEEPEEPPFEHYATLQKVKQLSHEYHMEVVRPFVKAWTDDMEAQTLSETNANGETISFRHGEVMRHVIAHEIHHVGQLSVWAREIGKPPITANLINRGLFDKQ; encoded by the coding sequence ATGCTCACATTGTTTCAATACAATTGGCAAGTTCGCGAAGACTGGTTCTCATGGTGCGAAGGCATATCCGAAGAAGAATTGTTGAAGCAGCGAGTAGGTGGACCAGGAAGTTTACTCTACACTCTGTTTCACATTGTCGATGTTGAATACAGCTGGCTAGTAGGGCTCCAGGGCAAGGAAGAGCCTGAAGAACCACCATTTGAACACTATGCGACCTTACAGAAAGTGAAGCAGCTCTCACATGAATATCATATGGAAGTGGTCAGACCCTTTGTCAAAGCGTGGACAGACGATATGGAAGCTCAAACGTTATCCGAGACAAATGCTAATGGGGAAACGATCAGTTTTAGGCATGGTGAGGTAATGAGGCATGTCATTGCCCACGAGATTCACCATGTTGGGCAACTCTCTGTATGGGCACGTGAGATTGGGAAGCCGCCAATTACGGCGAACTTGATCAACAGGGGATTGTTTGATAAACAGTAG
- the yhaM gene encoding 3'-5' exoribonuclease YhaM, translated as MKKGVTFCEVGEQFSDFLLIKSSTRGTASNGKPFLTLMLQDQSGEIEAKLWDAGPEDETTYKAENIVKVLGDVQSYRGRQQLKIKKIRPSTDTDSVSIADFLETAPQPKEELMDEINSCIFEMKNSNLQRVTRHLVKKHQVAFLEYPAATKNHHEFVSGLAYHVVYMLKLAKSMCSIYPSLDADLLYAGVILHDLGKTTELSGPISTQYTVEGNLIGHISLMVTEIADAAKELDIHTEEMTMLQHLVLSHHGKGEWGSPKPPMLKEAEILHYLDNIDAKMNMMDRALERTKPGDYTERIFALDNRKFYKPFYQNQS; from the coding sequence ATGAAAAAAGGAGTTACATTTTGTGAAGTTGGGGAGCAATTCTCTGATTTCCTTCTTATTAAATCGTCAACACGTGGAACAGCGAGTAATGGGAAACCGTTTTTGACTTTAATGCTTCAGGATCAAAGTGGCGAAATTGAAGCAAAGCTATGGGATGCAGGTCCTGAGGATGAGACCACTTACAAGGCTGAGAACATCGTCAAGGTGCTTGGAGATGTCCAAAGTTACCGGGGAAGGCAACAGCTAAAGATTAAAAAAATCAGACCTTCCACGGATACAGATTCTGTGAGTATTGCTGATTTTCTGGAAACAGCACCACAGCCTAAAGAAGAGCTCATGGATGAAATTAACTCATGTATATTTGAGATGAAAAATTCCAATTTGCAGCGAGTAACAAGGCATCTTGTTAAAAAACATCAGGTAGCATTTCTCGAATACCCTGCCGCCACGAAAAATCACCATGAATTTGTTTCAGGTCTTGCTTATCATGTCGTTTATATGCTGAAGCTCGCAAAATCCATGTGCTCGATCTATCCGAGCCTTGATGCTGATCTGTTGTATGCTGGTGTGATTTTGCACGATCTAGGGAAAACGACAGAGCTTTCAGGGCCAATAAGTACACAATATACTGTTGAAGGAAACCTCATTGGACACATCTCATTAATGGTGACTGAAATTGCAGATGCCGCCAAAGAGCTAGACATTCATACAGAAGAAATGACCATGCTCCAGCACCTCGTTTTGTCTCACCACGGCAAAGGGGAATGGGGAAGTCCTAAGCCGCCGATGCTTAAAGAAGCAGAAATTCTTCATTATCTAGACAACATTGATGCGAAAATGAACATGATGGATCGTGCGCTTGAAAGAACGAAGCCGGGAGACTATACAGAACGCATCTTTGCTCTCGACAATCGTAAGTTTTATAAACCATTCTATCAAAACCAATCATAA
- a CDS encoding Cof-type HAD-IIB family hydrolase: MVYRLLALNVDGTLLKSNGRLTKQTKEAVQYVRDKGVHVTLVTNRHFLSARKVAKALKIPEDLITHGGAYVSKDTEFPVVNRRLNSDIIFGVVQILETFKCSIRLMHEKYAIGNSHPSKPQLVSKTVFGLGDPVMYPIQFVESLGDHVRDHPLDCPKVDCHFYDDHVLEKAEDYIASAFPELTIIKEGKHHLSILPSGVNKAYGLQQLARMLEVPAAEIVAIGDDASDMGMIRFAGVGVSMGNAPFEVKKASDWITRSNDENGVAYMIKELFRKQLDTSFVHSLTLRK, translated from the coding sequence ATGGTCTATCGCTTGCTTGCTTTAAATGTAGACGGTACGCTCCTGAAGTCGAACGGACGACTGACGAAGCAAACCAAAGAGGCTGTTCAGTATGTAAGAGACAAAGGCGTACATGTCACTTTAGTCACGAACCGGCATTTTCTTTCTGCTCGTAAAGTTGCCAAGGCCTTGAAAATACCAGAGGATTTAATTACGCATGGCGGGGCTTACGTCAGCAAGGACACTGAATTCCCAGTAGTCAATCGTCGGCTGAATAGCGATATTATTTTTGGCGTTGTGCAAATTTTAGAGACATTTAAGTGCAGCATACGTTTAATGCATGAGAAGTATGCCATTGGCAACAGCCACCCATCCAAACCACAACTTGTGTCAAAAACAGTCTTTGGTTTAGGTGATCCTGTCATGTATCCAATCCAATTTGTTGAATCACTTGGGGACCATGTGAGAGATCATCCACTCGATTGTCCTAAAGTGGATTGCCATTTTTACGATGACCATGTGCTCGAAAAAGCAGAGGATTACATTGCGTCAGCTTTCCCAGAGCTCACAATTATTAAAGAAGGAAAACACCACCTATCCATTCTCCCATCAGGCGTGAATAAGGCGTATGGACTGCAGCAGTTGGCGAGAATGCTCGAAGTGCCGGCCGCTGAAATTGTCGCCATTGGTGATGATGCGTCCGACATGGGCATGATCCGTTTTGCGGGGGTTGGCGTATCAATGGGCAATGCCCCGTTTGAAGTGAAAAAAGCATCGGACTGGATTACTCGTTCAAACGATGAAAATGGCGTCGCCTATATGATCAAAGAACTTTTCCGAAAACAGCTTGATACGAGCTTTGTCCATTCCTTGACGCTACGCAAATAA
- the purU gene encoding formyltetrahydrofolate deformylase: MKHIRTERWEKHDRVNEHRARLLISCPDKPGIVAAVSDLLYMQGANIIESSQYTTDPTGGQFFLRIEFESAYMDQFLSVFETKMNDAATKFQMDWRLSRASQRKNMVIFASKGSHCLLELLWRWQAGDLLVNIPMVISNHEDLRESVEMLGIPFHHIPVTKDTKKEAEAKQLELVGNQADLIVLARYMQILSPEFVVTHPHSIINIHHSFLPAFVGAHPYERAYDRGVKLIGATSHYVTDELDEGPIIEQDVARVDHKDDVEDLKRIGRTIERNVLARAVTWHVEDRVIVHGNKTVVFQ, translated from the coding sequence TTGAAGCATATACGCACGGAACGCTGGGAGAAGCACGATAGGGTCAATGAGCATCGCGCCAGGTTGCTCATCAGCTGTCCAGACAAGCCAGGCATCGTAGCCGCTGTCTCTGATTTGCTTTACATGCAAGGAGCGAACATCATTGAATCCAGTCAATACACAACGGATCCTACTGGTGGGCAATTTTTCTTGAGAATTGAATTTGAATCAGCATACATGGATCAATTTCTATCGGTTTTCGAGACGAAAATGAACGACGCAGCCACAAAGTTCCAAATGGATTGGAGGCTCTCACGGGCATCTCAGCGTAAAAATATGGTCATCTTTGCATCGAAGGGGAGTCACTGCCTGCTAGAGCTTCTTTGGCGCTGGCAAGCAGGAGATTTACTTGTGAACATTCCTATGGTCATTAGCAATCATGAGGATTTACGGGAAAGTGTCGAAATGCTGGGCATCCCTTTTCACCACATCCCAGTTACGAAAGACACGAAAAAGGAAGCTGAGGCAAAGCAGCTCGAGCTTGTTGGAAACCAAGCGGATCTCATTGTTCTTGCCAGATACATGCAAATTCTTTCACCAGAATTTGTCGTTACCCATCCTCATTCAATCATTAACATTCACCATTCCTTCCTGCCTGCATTTGTGGGAGCACATCCTTATGAAAGAGCATATGATCGCGGTGTAAAGCTGATTGGTGCTACCTCTCATTATGTGACCGACGAGCTGGACGAAGGGCCAATTATTGAACAGGATGTCGCCAGAGTCGACCATAAAGACGATGTCGAGGATCTAAAACGTATTGGGCGAACAATTGAACGTAATGTATTGGCACGTGCAGTCACATGGCATGTCGAGGATCGCGTTATTGTTCACGGAAATAAAACGGTCGTTTTTCAGTAG
- a CDS encoding YlbF family regulator, translating into MANVYDEAYALETAIRNSNDYKELQELYAQLQADETGKKLFDNFRQVQMSLQQKQMQGEEISQEEIEQAQKQAQLVQQHDVISKVMESEQRLSQTLTDVNKIIMKPLEQLYEGFDNENE; encoded by the coding sequence TTGGCAAATGTATATGATGAAGCGTACGCGCTAGAAACAGCAATTCGAAATAGTAATGATTACAAAGAATTACAAGAACTTTATGCCCAACTACAAGCAGATGAAACAGGTAAAAAACTGTTTGATAATTTCCGCCAAGTGCAAATGAGCTTGCAACAAAAGCAAATGCAAGGCGAAGAAATTTCACAAGAAGAAATTGAACAAGCCCAAAAACAAGCGCAGCTTGTTCAGCAGCATGACGTGATTTCAAAAGTCATGGAATCAGAGCAACGACTTTCTCAAACGCTGACAGATGTAAATAAAATCATCATGAAGCCACTTGAGCAACTTTACGAAGGCTTTGACAACGAAAACGAATAA